Part of the Coriobacteriia bacterium genome is shown below.
CATCGGCCCGATCGCGATGGAAGAGGGCCTGCGCTTCGCTATCCGCGAGGGCGGTCGCACCGTCGGCTCGGGTCGTGTCACGAAGATCATCAAGTAGCGTCCGGACGAGCACGAATCCGAACGGGGCCTGGCTGATGGCCGGGCCCCGTTTTGCCCGCTCAAACGCGCGTGCCATCTTTGACAGTGTTTGAGAGCGGGTGTTAGATTACGCTACCGCCCGTCCGACGATCCTGGTTCTGACGTGCGGCCGTGAGGAGGAACTTCCATGAGGACGCTCGTGACGCTGGCCTGCACGGAGTGCAAGCGCCGCAACTACACGACGAACAAGAACAAGCAGAGCAATCCGGAGCGGATCGAGTTCAAGAAGTACTGCAAGTGGTGTCAGACCCACACGCTCCACAAGGAGACCCGTTAGTCGTAACGGGCTTTCAGCGCGAACGCTTCACAGGGCAGTAGCTCCAACGGTAGAGCGCCGGTCTCCAAAACCGGATGTTGGGGGTTCGAATCCCTCCTGCCCTGCCAGACGAAGGATCGGCCGCGGCACGATCGCGGCAGGACATACCGGCCCCCGTACGGGGGCGGAAGAGGTGTAAGTAGGATGGCTCAGTCGAAGAAGAGCGCTGCGAAGCCAAGCATCTTCAAGCGCTTCGGCACGTAT
Proteins encoded:
- the rpmG gene encoding 50S ribosomal protein L33, whose protein sequence is MRTLVTLACTECKRRNYTTNKNKQSNPERIEFKKYCKWCQTHTLHKETR